In Paramisgurnus dabryanus chromosome 14, PD_genome_1.1, whole genome shotgun sequence, one genomic interval encodes:
- the rpl29 gene encoding large ribosomal subunit protein eL29, with protein MAKSKNHTTHNQSRKWHRNGIKKPRSQRYESLKGVDPKFLRNMRFAKKHNKKGMKAVAQKQAPK; from the exons ATGGCTAAGTCAAAGAACCACACCACACACAACCAGT CCCGTAAATGGCACAGAAATGGCATCAAGAAGCCCAGATCTCAGCGTTATGAGTCTCTGAAGGGG GTGGACCCTAAGTTTCTGAGGAACATGCGTTTTGCTAAGAAACACAACAAGAAGGGGATGAAGGCTGTCGCACAGAAACAGGCCCCCAAATAG